ataataattaagaTCCTCTTTTTTGTCAATTTCTTTTGATGTATCACTATGTTCTGgtattatacattttttatgtctGCTATActgttttttaatatttaatgatgcatttttatttttgaatttttttttattataatttttatttatataattttcattactattatttggATAATTTTCTGAACAACTTATTGACTCACTATTATATTCTTGAATAGGTTGTGTCAAATTATTATCGATTTTCATTTGATGTATATTATCTTTAGAATTGGCtgatttataattattattaatatctatatttaataCCGGATGTTTTTTTGCAAGCTTCCAAGCAATTCTTTTACCTGAATTTATATTACGTAactcttttatatatggtTTGATTCCTTCTACAAGTTTTGTTAACTCAGGTTCAGGTGCAACAGATAAAGCTCTTTGTATTACATAATTACCATACTTATCtaaaataacatttttcaaaatattttttcctttttttaataatccatttatcatcatttttcgACATTTAGTAGTCCCAATTGttaaacatttttcaataacattggatgaaaatttttgaaCAGCATGCTTTTCAAtatcttttaataatttttctattatttcaaaattaactttttcattccccatatttaatatatattgcacTACATAATTCCCAAATGCATCCTGTACTAACTCAAGACAGTTACTTgatattttgtttacaaGAAGTTCCTGTTATATCAAAAAGTATAAAGtattaaacataaatatgttgGTAGTGATAAAAGGCGGTAATACGAACGTGGACatgatttatattatcataccTTTTGAGCTTCATTAGCAGAATCAATACATCGTTGAATTACACAACATCCATGTCTATGTGTTGATACTTCGACaaagttttttaaaatttcttcataaataaaattacagTGAGTACTGGATAAAGAAACTAAACATTTTTGGACAACATGATTTCcatttatatctttaattaatattattatcgaATTTTTTAGCGAATTGGttgtttttcttatttGTGACGGCGTTTTTATCTGTGAATAGGTCAAGGTAAAGCAAAgataaataatagaaaagtatttagaaaaaatgcaaaataaCTAAACTAAGAAATAgtgtaatatatacaaactgAAACATAAAAGAATAATTTGTTAGCATGTATTCAACAGGTTTTATAAgaaagaaatgaaaaattctTACCATCTCTATGAGTTTCTGAACAGTTCGGGTTCCATGGACACTTATGGAGGCATTTATAAGCTCATCAGATGATTtatcaataattttttctatttgcTCCGGTGTACAAACTtctattaatttttgaCAAAGGTAGTTTCCAAAAGGATCCATCATTAATTCTATTATATGCTCTAAAgcttcattatatatttcatcgATACAactttgattttttttatcgaGGATTTTTTGAAGTGTTCTGCATTTGGCTTGATCcttcaaaaaattgaaaaatgaaGTAAAGGGAAGAATAAGTATGGGCATTTCTAAATAaagtgaaataaaataaatcgcTAAACTTGCGAAAAAACAAGAACAGAACAAGGCAATACCTTGGCTATTTTGTATACGTTTCCAGATATGGAAGTTAAATCGAGATAGTCTTCATTattagtattattttttttgttaggCAAAGTcttatcattataatttttgtgtgcatttttatattcttttttttttcgatttttttcgCTTATCATTGGTTCGTTAGCTGTGTGagaaaaaagggaaaataatttatatgaaaaaattgtggtcatatatttatttgtctACAAGCAAAAAAGTGTGCAATTTAGTAGTGAACAAGCGAAaattgtgttttttttttattttttttttttttttgggtAGCTACATACCTAAATAGCTATATGGCTGACTGACAGGATAGCCATTATTTTCCGCATTATAAATGTCAACACATGGTAATGGGACAGCAGGataattattcataaaCTGATTATAAAAGTAGTTCTTTTGATGAGACGTGTAAAAATTcgaattaataatattataataagcCATATTTTGCTggtaattatttatagcaTTTTGgctattatcatttattggATACAttctaatattataattttgattacatatattatttaaataattgtacatttcattatttcctcttatattatcattataattaatcatactattatatttgtttaatcTGTTATCtggtattttatttatcgtatttatattatctatatttCGAATCATGCCTTCATTGTTTTCAACATTTGTACCACAATTCATAGAGCTAGTATTGTTCACCTGTTTTGGGGCattgatattattatattccacttccttttttttttctagcattatattgttatcatccctatttatacaatttgGCTCATTACCCATTCCAGCAAATTGATATATCTCTTTATTAAACTGCAATTTTGGAGCAAATATAAATCTATTAAAATTTGGATATAACCAATTTtcttcataatttataaatccAATGTTGTTACAATTTTCTGTAGCAATAGTATTTGTCTCATTATCACAGTTTCGattattttccatatttacaaaatttgtTCCCATCGCTTCTTTTCCAATTCtactatttattatattactatttataatgttaatattattatttagtCTATTACTGGAGTCATTTAATGTGGTATCTTGACAATATggcttattattttgtaaatcaTTCATGTAGTTAACAACTGTGCAAGGAGGCATATATGTGGGACAACAATAATTCGTGTATTTGTAAGgtataatataatgttcattatttaaaaacatattgGGGTCGTTGTAATTTGAATACATATTGTTTAAAGTCCCTTGCATGTGTGtagaattattatcatttattctATCAGGggaatcaaaaaaattagataaattattcttattataatttattgtaTTCATTGTATCCATTGTATTTACACCATTTGATGGGCAATGCAATATTGGggttatattattatttgtaacatctttatttaatatatatttattattattatattttttatatgaactGTTCCTGCAATTTTGTAGATTGTAATTCatgctattattattcaaagAAATATTTGGAAAACTATTTGTATTCATATAtggaatatttatttgatatagTTGTGCataatttgatatattgGGGAGTACTCCTCTGTAATTTGGTGGTATTATATCTATTgggttcataatttttgtatttatatttgaatcagctattttattcattggtacatttttttgttttttttttttattacttatTTCATCTGTCTTCGCTAAGAAATCACCATCaaccattttattatttttattcattgaATTTGAAGTATCTTTATCTTTACAATTATCTTCACTACTATTACAACTTTCAGTGTTACTCTCAAAGCTGCTACTCTTAAAGGTTTCGCTATTCACATCATGAATATGCTCCCTTTTTTCGATAATTTCGAAATTTATGTTATCATTAATATCTTTGTCAGTTTTATTCTCTACCTCATTTTCACAAACTAAATTATCTGGTGTTGTTTCTCTCTTCTCATTTtgattttccattttatcCGAACTTATTCgtttctttctttttccttttttggTGTTTGGTGAATAGGGAATGGGAagatatgtttttatattcggattaattaaaaaaataaaagtaaaaaaagtttagttacataaaaaaaaattgttacaaaaacatttttataaatgataagATAAAGAAGTGTATTGTattgtataattatttgttgtctaaaaatttaaatacacataaaaaattcaaacatctctatatatgtgtgtaatGTATAAGCATTGATATTTACGAATTTTCAAATGGTAtgttcatattatattaaaaaaaaattctacatatataacataaaaaataaaaactaaAAAGACCTTAGTAAAAATGCATtcgaataataattttgatgtATGATggtacaaaaaaataatgtaaaaaaaatatatattaatatatgttcTATATGatctacatatattatataaaaatacacacacacaaaaaaaaagtagtataaaatatattttgtaaaaaatcaaatattaaaaaaaatgcataataata
This Plasmodium chabaudi chabaudi strain AS genome assembly, chromosome: 12 DNA region includes the following protein-coding sequences:
- a CDS encoding mRNA-binding protein PUF1, putative (term=annotation;date=20110601;qualifier=removed_product=RNA-binding protein, putative;qualifier=added_product=mrna-binding protein puf1, putative;qualifier=added_gene_name=puf1;qualifier=added_literature=pmid:21625527;curatorName=ucb@sanger.ac.uk;~term=annotation;date=20160710;qualifier=added_literature=PMID:27383769;qualifier=added_GO:0005737;qualifier=added_GO:0003729;qualifier=added_GO:0006417;qualifier=added_GO:0043487;curatorName=ucb@sanger.ac.uk;~pfam_scan;Pfam:PF00806.15; E()=7.8E-6;score=25.2;query 800-833;description=PUF;~pfam_scan;Pfam:PF00806.15; E()=2.3E-9;score=36.3;query 657-689;description=PUF;~pfam_scan;Pfam:PF00806.15; E()=3.4E-8;score=32.6;query 764-797;description=PUF;~iprscan;InterPro:IPR016024 : Armadillo-type fold;Superfamily:SSF48371; score=1.89E-94;query 616-933;description=Armadillo-type fold;~iprscan;InterPro:IPR033133 : Pumilio homology domain;Prosite:PS50303; score=103.684;query 597-937;description=Pumilio homology domain;~iprscan;InterPro:IPR001313 : Pumilio RNA-binding region;Pfam:PF00806; score=2.3E-9;query 657-689;description=Pumilio RNA-binding repeat;~iprscan;InterPro:IPR001313 : Pumilio RNA-binding region;SMART:SM00025; score=1.1;query 836-871;description=Pumilio RNA-binding repeat;~iprscan;InterPro:IPR001313 : Pumilio RNA-binding region;Prosite:PS50302; score=10.414;query 800-835;description=Pumilio RNA-binding repeat;~iprscan;InterPro:IPR001313 : Pumilio RNA-binding region;Prosite:PS50302; score=8.267;query 728-763;description=Pumilio RNA-binding repeat;~iprscan;InterPro:IPR001313 : Pumilio RNA-binding region;SMART:SM00025; score=0.0065;query 876-911;description=Pumilio RNA-binding repeat;~iprscan;InterPro:IPR001313 : Pumilio RNA-binding region;Prosite:PS50302; score=9.807;query 872-911;description=Pumilio RNA-binding repeat;~iprscan;InterPro:IPR001313 : Pumilio RNA-binding region;SMART:SM00025; score=4.1E-5;query 728-763;description=Pumilio RNA-binding repeat;~iprscan;InterPro:IPR001313 : Pumilio RNA-binding region;Prosite:PS50302; score=7.894;query 836-871;description=Pumilio RNA-binding repeat;~iprscan;InterPro:IPR001313 : Pumilio RNA-binding region;Prosite:PS50302; score=6.191;query 691-727;description=Pumilio RNA-binding repeat;~iprscan;InterPro:IPR001313 : Pumilio RNA-binding region;SMART:SM00025; score=3.1;query 619-654;description=Pumilio RNA-binding repeat;~iprscan;InterPro:IPR001313 : Pumilio RNA-binding region;Prosite:PS50302; score=11.254;query 655-690;description=Pumilio RNA-binding repeat;~iprscan;InterPro:IPR001313 : Pumilio RNA-binding region;Pfam:PF00806; score=8.0E-6;query 800-833;description=Pumilio RNA-binding repeat;~iprscan;InterPro:IPR001313 : Pumilio RNA-binding region;Prosite:PS50302; score=11.627;query 764-799;description=Pumilio RNA-binding repeat;~iprscan;InterPro:IPR001313 : Pumilio RNA-binding region;SMART:SM00025; score=5.1E-9;query 655-690;description=Pumilio RNA-binding repeat;~iprscan;InterPro:IPR001313 : Pumilio RNA-binding region;SMART:SM00025; score=94.0;query 691-727;description=Pumilio RNA-binding repeat;~iprscan;InterPro:IPR001313 : Pumilio RNA-binding region;Pfam:PF00806; score=3.6E-8;query 764-797;description=Pumilio RNA-binding repeat;~iprscan;InterPro:IPR001313 : Pumilio RNA-binding region;SMART:SM00025; score=1.8E-6;query 800-835;description=Pumilio RNA-binding repeat;~iprscan;InterPro:IPR001313 : Pumilio RNA-binding region;SMART:SM00025; score=9.8E-9;query 764-799;description=Pumilio RNA-binding repeat;~iprscan;InterPro:IPR001313 : Pumilio RNA-binding region;Prosite:PS50302; score=7.777;query 619-654;description=Pumilio RNA-binding repeat) — protein: MENQNEKRETTPDNLVCENEVENKTDKDINDNINFEIIEKREHIHDVNSETFKSSSFESNTESCNSSEDNCKDKDTSNSMNKNNKMVDGDFLAKTDEISNKKKKQKNVPMNKIADSNINTKIMNPIDIIPPNYRGVLPNISNYAQLYQINIPYMNTNSFPNISLNNNSMNYNLQNCRNSSYKKYNNNKYILNKDVTNNNITPILHCPSNGVNTMDTMNTINYNKNNLSNFFDSPDRINDNNSTHMQGTLNNMYSNYNDPNMFLNNEHYIIPYKYTNYCCPTYMPPCTVVNYMNDLQNNKPYCQDTTLNDSSNRLNNNINIINSNIINSRIGKEAMGTNFVNMENNRNCDNETNTIATENCNNIGFINYEENWLYPNFNRFIFAPKLQFNKEIYQFAGMGNEPNCINRDDNNIMLEKKKEVEYNNINAPKQVNNTSSMNCGTNVENNEGMIRNIDNINTINKIPDNRLNKYNSMINYNDNIRGNNEMYNYLNNICNQNYNIRMYPINDNSQNAINNYQQNMAYYNIINSNFYTSHQKNYFYNQFMNNYPAVPLPCVDIYNAENNGYPVSQPYSYLANEPMISEKNRKKKEYKNAHKNYNDKTLPNKKNNTNNEDYLDLTSISGNVYKIAKDQAKCRTLQKILDKKNQSCIDEIYNEALEHIIELMMDPFGNYLCQKLIEVCTPEQIEKIIDKSSDELINASISVHGTRTVQKLIEMIKTPSQIRKTTNSLKNSIIILIKDINGNHVVQKCLVSLSSTHCNFIYEEILKNFVEVSTHRHGCCVIQRCIDSANEAQKELLVNKISSNCLELVQDAFGNYVVQYILNMGNEKVNFEIIEKLLKDIEKHAVQKFSSNVIEKCLTIGTTKCRKMMINGLLKKGKNILKNVILDKYGNYVIQRALSVAPEPELTKLVEGIKPYIKELRNINSGKRIAWKLAKKHPVLNIDINNNYKSANSKDNIHQMKIDNNLTQPIQEYNSESISCSENYPNNSNENYINKNYNKKKFKNKNASLNIKKQYSRHKKCIIPEHSDTSKEIDKKEDLNYYKKNILESYQNSDHTTTNCSHNDEYSIPGEHTNIFHKNEYAQSSRQKENHNSTGNISGYNTQDTDKHSVQSITQMEIQNVNHRNHIDIDDIDSRDKNNSERNRKNTNLGESNFHHYNYNEASKKKKKKKNLTIWSKK